From the genome of Lotus japonicus ecotype B-129 chromosome 6, LjGifu_v1.2, one region includes:
- the LOC130725102 gene encoding glycine-rich protein 2-like yields the protein MSGSRVSGKVKWFNDHKGFGFITPDDGGEDLFVHQSEIKSDGFRSLGEGELVEFIVNTNSDGRAKAVDVTGPNQALVQGTRSGGGGGGGYGGGGRGGGGYGGGGEYGSGYGGNGRGGGGYGGGNRYGGGFGYGGRGGGRGGGGGGACYSCGEEGHLARDCGNGGGKYGGGGGGGGSCYTCGNSGHFARDCPSNTH from the coding sequence ATGAGCGGCTCAAGGGTTAGTGGTAAGGTGAAGTGGTTCAATGACCATAAGGGTTTCGGGTTCATCACCCCTGACGATGGCGGCGAAGATCTCTTCGTTCACCAGTCTGAGATCAAATCCGATGGGTTTCGGAGCCTCGGTGAAGGAGAGCTAGTCGAGTTCATCGTCAATACCAATTCCGATGGTCGCGCTAAGGCTGTTGATGTGACCGGTCCCAATCAGGCACTTGTCCAGGGAACCCGCAGCGGCGGTGGAGGAGGCGGTGGATATGGCGGTGGTGGAAGAGGAGGCGGGGGTTATGGTGGAGGCGGCGAGTATGGCAGTGGATACGGTGGCAACGGAAGAGGAGGCGGTGGTTACGGTGGAGGCAACAGGTACGGTGGAGGCTTTGGATACGGTGGAAGGGGAGGCGGAAGAGGTGGAGGTGGCGGCGGTGCGTGTTACAGCTGTGGTGAAGAGGGTCACTTGGCTCGCGACTGCGGTAACGGTGGAGGCAAGTACGgaggcggcggcggtggcggtggaAGCTGCTACACCTGTGGTAATTCTGGGCATTTCGCGAGAGATTGCCCTTCCAACACCCATTGA